One window of the Pedobacter ginsengisoli genome contains the following:
- a CDS encoding RteC domain-containing protein — protein sequence MMKKENTGPASVWVLFEKNSELAYLDLQQRLTDIEVGTPLEILNAALALIQADIQTMDNSFADVADLSDTTRIVFFKEIRPKFVALWLFYLERYHLILNKPLGAKQGIKCFYESELQQLDYFLKRYGFYYSYFRSGMSQTDHLYFLPDIKMASAAPELPILPGMSRTPCDYLFARFLSCELIIQYVLAQIIDLDKQNLSLPAVPDLVKKKKVQTQFGLSVDQLGMAVRAALDASVVKGKSFQSLCEELAPMVVTASGQRNVSAGSLRSNAYTGEDVDKHVLIRAMEKMIRLIKEY from the coding sequence ATGATGAAAAAAGAAAACACAGGCCCGGCTTCTGTTTGGGTTTTATTTGAAAAGAATTCTGAATTAGCTTACCTGGATCTCCAACAACGTTTGACGGACATTGAAGTCGGCACCCCACTTGAAATACTCAACGCCGCTTTGGCTTTGATTCAAGCAGATATTCAGACGATGGACAATTCATTTGCTGATGTGGCTGACCTATCCGATACTACCCGGATCGTATTTTTTAAGGAGATTCGCCCGAAATTTGTAGCACTTTGGCTGTTTTATCTGGAACGGTACCACCTGATTTTGAATAAGCCTCTTGGTGCAAAACAGGGAATAAAGTGTTTTTATGAGTCCGAATTGCAGCAGCTCGATTACTTTTTAAAACGCTATGGATTTTATTACAGTTATTTCAGAAGTGGAATGAGCCAAACAGATCACTTGTATTTTCTTCCGGATATAAAAATGGCTAGCGCTGCCCCTGAGTTACCCATCTTGCCGGGAATGTCAAGAACTCCCTGTGACTATCTTTTTGCCAGGTTCTTGTCTTGTGAGTTGATCATCCAATACGTGTTGGCACAGATCATTGATCTGGATAAACAGAATCTGAGTCTGCCTGCAGTGCCGGATTTGGTAAAGAAGAAAAAAGTACAGACACAATTTGGTTTGTCTGTAGATCAATTGGGGATGGCTGTCCGTGCTGCACTTGACGCATCTGTGGTTAAAGGCAAATCCTTTCAGTCTTTGTGTGAGGAACTTGCCCCCATGGTCGTGACAGCCTCAGGACAACGCAATGTGTCTGCTGGAAGTCTGCGGAGTAATGCCTATACCGGGGAAGATGTAGATAAGCATGTCCTCATTCGTGCAATGGAAAAGATGATCCGTTTGATTAAGGAGTATTAG
- a CDS encoding fibronectin type III domain-containing protein, with translation MGSSNKTQDIINMKYILLTLLSMVAVGSLAQVPAAPTEMSALGTRSWIKVTWKDNAINETGYKLYWSENRKKPTQPGITLAPNACSYYIEDLKPGKNYHIWLEVFNGQGSGKCLSVRGTTATLWKLEATELAELKIVPSSAAVPKGMQLYWHDEFNDLLLNRNKWTTNYFSSLNYMDMESKKEMLANTLLQPAYMLNGKTINLFVNDTIPDRLFTKKGNQKVSSIQTYDWRTNENLLDNSKGGYFEVKVKRSSSGKPKGLNTAFWFDSPGPDLRYYLEQGTELDGIQGIRPKGQVFEIDIFEYLTAQFVLHGHVDEKGKFLHNIATHIAEGYDHINQWVTHGVLWTPTSIKHYINGNLIKEYTDKNKIFSPNHFMSVFLGTYGSEGNVNMEVDYIRAYNWPVSKGNELPNPGFEDSGSLIPWEGNGELAIGAGVKGSTGLRLQPGQKVEQYLYLDNDAHYMLDYWVRGKGMLRVNVFDVAMVSGELSNLVKSQRSVVGRFTKKSIRFKSGKEHGKNKKTVKIVFENTGTSTVILDEVRIKYQSE, from the coding sequence ATGGGATCATCAAACAAAACGCAGGATATAATTAACATGAAGTATATATTGCTTACGCTGTTATCAATGGTTGCAGTAGGGAGCCTTGCACAGGTCCCTGCTGCACCTACTGAAATGAGCGCTTTAGGAACGCGCAGCTGGATCAAGGTGACCTGGAAGGATAATGCTATCAATGAAACCGGGTACAAACTGTACTGGTCTGAAAATAGGAAAAAGCCAACGCAGCCCGGCATTACATTAGCTCCCAATGCTTGCTCATATTATATTGAGGATTTAAAACCAGGAAAAAACTACCACATATGGCTTGAGGTGTTTAATGGGCAAGGATCTGGCAAATGTCTTTCTGTAAGGGGCACAACTGCTACCCTGTGGAAACTGGAAGCCACTGAATTAGCGGAGCTGAAAATTGTTCCAAGCTCGGCAGCCGTCCCTAAGGGGATGCAGCTCTACTGGCATGATGAATTCAATGACCTATTGTTGAATCGGAATAAGTGGACTACAAATTACTTTTCTTCATTGAATTATATGGATATGGAATCAAAAAAGGAGATGTTGGCCAACACGCTTCTGCAACCAGCCTATATGTTGAACGGAAAGACCATTAATCTTTTTGTGAATGATACGATTCCTGACCGCTTGTTTACAAAAAAGGGGAACCAAAAGGTATCCTCTATCCAAACCTATGACTGGAGAACCAATGAAAATTTGCTCGACAATAGTAAAGGTGGCTATTTTGAGGTAAAAGTTAAACGCAGCAGTTCGGGTAAACCAAAAGGTCTGAATACTGCTTTCTGGTTCGATTCTCCTGGTCCTGATTTGAGGTATTATCTTGAGCAGGGAACGGAACTTGATGGAATTCAGGGTATTCGCCCAAAAGGACAAGTGTTTGAGATAGATATTTTTGAGTATCTGACTGCTCAATTTGTCCTGCATGGCCATGTAGATGAGAAAGGCAAATTCCTGCACAATATTGCTACCCATATTGCAGAGGGATATGACCATATCAACCAGTGGGTTACCCATGGTGTACTATGGACTCCTACGAGTATAAAGCATTACATTAATGGTAACCTTATTAAAGAATATACAGATAAAAATAAAATATTTTCCCCTAATCATTTTATGAGCGTATTTCTAGGGACCTATGGTTCCGAAGGCAATGTTAACATGGAAGTGGATTATATCCGCGCCTACAACTGGCCAGTAAGTAAGGGTAATGAACTACCAAATCCAGGGTTTGAGGATAGTGGGAGTTTAATACCATGGGAAGGAAATGGCGAATTGGCGATTGGAGCAGGAGTAAAAGGAAGTACCGGATTAAGACTTCAGCCAGGGCAAAAAGTCGAGCAATACCTTTATCTTGACAATGATGCCCATTATATGCTAGATTATTGGGTTCGAGGAAAGGGGATGCTCCGCGTGAATGTTTTTGATGTTGCAATGGTCAGTGGAGAACTCAGTAACTTAGTAAAAAGCCAGAGGTCGGTTGTTGGAAGATTTACCAAAAAGTCAATCCGGTTTAAATCTGGCAAGGAGCATGGAAAAAATAAAAAGACAGTAAAAATTGTTTTTGAGAATACCGGGACTTCAACAGTTATCCTCGATGAGGTAAGGATCAAGTACCAATCCGAATAA
- a CDS encoding RagB/SusD family nutrient uptake outer membrane protein encodes MKINIRTTKVQKLFRTAALCGGILFLNSCEKGLDYKTYGDLNTVITTPEGVSAAVTTAYTGLAGGSDWQGGWDAGTYAWRTQAMMTTDEGVCAWANDWIKMHTLNFTPDFDWVTHNYTRYLPFISRIAITLEDMKNINMDQALKSRLEGELKALRAHYAEMLYFAYGPLTIVTDAKIAADPNAAPVPRPTNEEMVKQIEKDFLEAADVLPAKFTGLDYGRFSKAAALTGLMKLYMHEKQWAKAVETGNKLKTLGYSLQPKYEDLFSIANKGGASTEIILAVVCVSTGTDQYTNMWLAHALPTDYKDPSGINLTAWGGYKMRWTSYDKFDKQDKRLSVLLESYPSGKDASGNVTYTNARTSGQLGAVPMKFAPDPSKANAQNSAIDFPIYRYADVLLMLAESINEANGGPNTDAYEAVNLVRSRAGLGNLLSGLNKAQFLAKIQDERLFELWAEGWRRDDLIRWNLFTKRAADDGSTTAESFKVLYPLPRAAVTQSNGIIKQNAGYN; translated from the coding sequence ATGAAAATCAACATAAGAACAACAAAAGTTCAAAAGCTATTTCGCACAGCAGCCCTATGTGGGGGAATCCTATTTTTGAACTCCTGTGAAAAAGGCTTGGACTATAAAACCTATGGAGACCTCAATACCGTGATCACAACTCCGGAGGGAGTTTCCGCTGCAGTGACAACAGCCTATACGGGCCTTGCCGGAGGTTCTGATTGGCAGGGCGGTTGGGACGCAGGTACTTATGCCTGGAGGACGCAGGCAATGATGACCACTGATGAAGGAGTTTGCGCCTGGGCGAATGACTGGATTAAGATGCATACTTTGAATTTTACGCCAGATTTCGATTGGGTAACACACAACTATACCAGGTATCTTCCTTTTATCTCGCGCATTGCGATTACGCTGGAAGATATGAAAAATATCAATATGGATCAGGCATTGAAAAGTAGACTTGAAGGTGAATTGAAAGCGCTTAGGGCACATTATGCAGAAATGCTCTATTTTGCTTACGGACCACTCACCATAGTGACGGATGCAAAAATTGCCGCTGATCCAAATGCTGCACCGGTACCCAGACCAACAAATGAGGAAATGGTAAAGCAAATTGAAAAAGACTTCCTGGAAGCTGCGGATGTCCTTCCGGCAAAGTTTACAGGATTAGATTATGGACGTTTTTCTAAGGCTGCGGCATTAACTGGTCTGATGAAACTTTACATGCATGAAAAACAATGGGCGAAGGCCGTGGAAACTGGTAACAAACTTAAAACCCTGGGGTACTCACTTCAGCCTAAATATGAAGATTTATTTAGTATAGCCAATAAAGGTGGAGCTTCAACCGAAATTATACTGGCGGTAGTATGTGTGTCAACCGGAACCGATCAGTATACCAATATGTGGTTGGCTCATGCCTTACCCACCGACTATAAAGATCCTTCAGGTATTAACCTGACCGCATGGGGTGGTTATAAGATGAGATGGACCAGTTATGATAAGTTCGATAAGCAGGATAAGCGCTTAAGTGTACTTTTAGAAAGTTACCCAAGTGGGAAGGATGCCTCAGGAAATGTGACATATACCAATGCAAGAACTTCAGGCCAGCTTGGTGCTGTCCCAATGAAATTTGCTCCAGATCCTTCAAAAGCGAATGCGCAGAATAGCGCAATTGATTTTCCGATCTACAGATATGCCGATGTATTATTAATGCTGGCTGAAAGTATCAATGAAGCAAACGGTGGCCCAAATACAGATGCTTATGAGGCAGTTAATCTGGTAAGATCCAGGGCAGGTCTTGGAAATTTACTTTCGGGCTTAAATAAAGCACAATTCCTTGCGAAAATACAGGATGAACGTCTTTTTGAACTTTGGGCAGAAGGGTGGAGAAGAGATGACCTGATCCGATGGAACCTGTTTACCAAACGTGCAGCGGATGATGGATCTACGACTGCTGAATCCTTCAAGGTATTATATCCATTGCCAAGAGCTGCAGTAACTCAGAGTAATGGGATCATCAAACAAAACGCAGGATATAATTAA
- a CDS encoding TonB-dependent receptor, with translation MLLLTIMLQVNAIARAQKISIREKNATFKKVVEDLRKISRYEFFYVATHLKNTQPVNLDLKNVTLEEALVHLFKDQPLTYEIKGNMVVIKKTGENNNAMDQPVQKLASVSGQIKDESGTPIPGVIIKIKGSDRAIQSDSEGRFTLDVSENEVIVFSHVSYQVQELVFKGQKSIEIKMTGLSKELSEVVVIGYGAIKQKNVTGAIAKIDAKDLNTSVASNFQQTLQGKAAGVQVIQSTGQPGAGVSVQIRSNPSFANAGVLYVIDGVPVNDNSGQPELGGGVGSKYGSGGVDKSPLNFINPNDIESIQFLKDASAASIYGARAGAGVVLVTTKKGSDGKSTLQYSGNYGVQRVDKMYPVYGAKDYMEQRNMLREEKWYRANKIAPFYGTVDKSTVSPYQPLYTQQEIDNVADGESATDAITRAGYTQQHNLSLSGGNNKTRYFASGNYFDQKGVLLGTDYKRYNGRLNIDHSLSEKINIGANVVVSNSLANNTITNGTLENGGIVTAAIYWAPNIPLRDEKGGYPLSPYYPNIPNPLSYETVTDLTKANRLLTTAYGEWKIVDGLKAKANFSYDQSNSKRSNYFPRTFLYGLQSNGSASITQSESQSKLYEYTLNYDKSIAEKHHLNAVAGYTYQQSNWEGFNAGNQNFLSDATVYYDLKSGQALKPTVGSSKSQTTWASYFARAIYTYNGNITLQASVRRDGSSIFAENKKWGYFPAVSAGWVLSDESWMNSVKSISFLKFRAGYGETGNSSFQSAAFALYNSSLSGYFGTNNISSGLVLSRAANPNLTWETAGEFNAGLDFALFNNRVSGSVDYYNKTIRNLIAFVPYPSGFIISGVYGNAGKTRSTGYEFSLESKNIRPASADGFSWSTNLNFSHYLNYWVERSSAALKVLPKHEIATGKGAIFNPVFGYISDGMFTGNFGSAPSHMPNMLPGGLIIKDIHGFDANGNVVGPDGKLTDADKTYLGNGDPKFNFGIGNTFKYKGFDLNIYLSGARQKKYSPIGDGRATERGMDAFGFNGMPTEQQRWTAMNTAGTLPTALNDATYNTYQNSSTYWYVDASYLRARNITLGYSIPSGFLANQKIFSTVRVSFDAQNLFTITKYPGLDPELNGNNFYPLVKSYVFGINASF, from the coding sequence ATGCTTTTACTTACCATCATGCTTCAAGTGAATGCGATTGCGAGAGCTCAAAAGATAAGCATTCGTGAGAAGAATGCAACTTTTAAAAAGGTGGTAGAAGACCTTCGTAAAATAAGTCGTTACGAATTCTTTTACGTCGCTACACACCTCAAAAACACGCAACCTGTCAACCTGGATTTGAAGAATGTCACCCTGGAGGAGGCCCTTGTCCACTTGTTTAAGGATCAACCGCTAACCTATGAAATCAAAGGGAATATGGTAGTGATTAAAAAAACTGGTGAAAATAATAATGCAATGGATCAGCCGGTACAAAAGCTGGCTAGCGTATCAGGTCAAATCAAAGATGAAAGCGGAACCCCCATCCCTGGGGTAATCATTAAGATCAAAGGGAGCGACAGGGCAATACAATCAGATAGTGAAGGTAGATTCACTTTGGACGTCTCAGAAAACGAGGTAATTGTGTTTAGCCATGTCAGTTATCAGGTTCAGGAACTAGTCTTCAAAGGTCAAAAATCAATAGAGATTAAAATGACTGGTCTTAGCAAGGAATTGTCAGAAGTGGTGGTGATCGGCTATGGCGCCATTAAACAAAAAAATGTCACCGGTGCCATTGCCAAAATAGATGCTAAAGACCTCAATACTAGTGTCGCTTCAAATTTTCAGCAAACCCTTCAGGGCAAAGCTGCAGGTGTGCAGGTCATCCAATCAACCGGTCAACCGGGCGCAGGAGTTTCTGTGCAGATCAGAAGCAATCCTTCATTTGCCAATGCCGGGGTACTCTATGTTATTGATGGAGTTCCAGTAAATGATAATTCAGGGCAGCCTGAGTTGGGCGGAGGAGTTGGATCTAAATATGGTTCCGGTGGAGTGGACAAATCTCCTTTGAATTTTATCAATCCTAACGATATAGAATCGATTCAATTTCTAAAAGATGCCAGTGCAGCGTCTATTTATGGCGCCAGGGCTGGTGCAGGTGTAGTTCTTGTTACGACAAAGAAAGGTTCGGATGGCAAATCTACTCTGCAATATAGCGGAAACTATGGTGTTCAGCGCGTAGACAAGATGTATCCGGTATATGGAGCAAAGGATTATATGGAGCAGCGCAATATGCTTAGGGAAGAAAAATGGTACAGGGCCAATAAGATTGCTCCATTCTATGGTACAGTCGACAAATCCACTGTAAGTCCTTATCAACCTTTATACACGCAGCAGGAAATTGATAATGTAGCTGACGGAGAATCTGCTACAGATGCCATCACCAGAGCCGGATATACCCAGCAGCATAACCTTTCACTTTCAGGTGGCAACAATAAGACGCGCTATTTTGCATCAGGAAATTACTTCGATCAAAAAGGTGTATTGCTTGGAACAGATTACAAGCGATACAACGGAAGGCTAAATATTGATCATTCCCTTTCGGAGAAAATCAATATTGGAGCAAATGTTGTTGTCTCTAATTCTTTGGCAAATAATACCATAACAAATGGTACTCTGGAAAATGGAGGTATTGTTACCGCAGCAATCTATTGGGCGCCAAATATTCCCTTACGTGATGAAAAAGGAGGCTATCCACTTAGCCCATATTATCCCAATATCCCCAATCCACTATCCTATGAGACAGTTACTGATTTGACCAAAGCGAACCGTTTGCTAACAACTGCCTATGGAGAATGGAAAATTGTAGACGGATTGAAGGCAAAAGCAAACTTCAGCTATGATCAGTCAAATTCCAAGCGCTCGAATTATTTTCCAAGAACTTTTTTATATGGACTCCAGTCCAATGGATCTGCTTCAATTACGCAATCTGAATCTCAATCCAAGCTTTATGAATATACTTTAAACTATGATAAATCTATTGCTGAAAAACACCATTTGAATGCTGTTGCAGGTTATACTTATCAACAATCCAACTGGGAAGGTTTTAATGCAGGTAATCAGAACTTCCTCTCGGATGCGACAGTTTATTATGACTTAAAATCTGGGCAGGCACTTAAACCAACAGTAGGTTCCAGCAAGAGTCAAACAACATGGGCTTCTTATTTTGCGAGGGCAATTTACACCTATAATGGAAATATTACCCTTCAGGCATCTGTTAGAAGGGATGGCTCTTCAATTTTTGCTGAAAACAAGAAATGGGGGTACTTTCCTGCTGTTTCCGCGGGATGGGTATTGTCAGATGAAAGCTGGATGAACTCAGTTAAGTCAATCTCATTTTTGAAATTTCGCGCCGGTTATGGTGAAACAGGAAACAGCTCTTTCCAATCAGCAGCTTTTGCCCTTTACAATTCAAGCTTAAGTGGCTATTTCGGTACCAATAATATTAGTTCAGGATTGGTTCTTTCAAGAGCTGCCAACCCTAACTTGACCTGGGAAACAGCAGGCGAATTCAATGCCGGACTTGACTTTGCATTGTTTAATAACCGAGTGTCAGGTTCAGTAGACTATTACAATAAGACAATTCGTAATCTGATTGCCTTTGTGCCTTATCCTTCTGGATTTATCATTAGCGGAGTTTACGGAAATGCCGGTAAGACAAGATCAACTGGCTACGAATTTAGTCTGGAATCCAAAAACATACGCCCGGCTTCTGCTGATGGGTTCAGTTGGTCTACAAACCTTAATTTTTCTCACTATTTAAATTATTGGGTAGAAAGATCCTCTGCAGCACTGAAAGTATTGCCAAAACATGAAATCGCTACGGGTAAAGGGGCTATTTTTAATCCAGTGTTTGGTTATATCTCTGATGGGATGTTCACTGGAAACTTTGGCTCTGCCCCATCACATATGCCTAACATGCTTCCTGGGGGCTTGATCATTAAGGATATCCATGGTTTTGATGCAAATGGAAATGTTGTTGGACCAGATGGAAAACTTACCGATGCAGATAAGACATACTTAGGAAATGGGGACCCTAAATTCAATTTTGGAATTGGCAATACTTTTAAATATAAAGGGTTCGACCTTAATATTTATTTGTCCGGTGCAAGACAGAAAAAATATTCACCAATCGGTGATGGCAGGGCAACAGAACGTGGCATGGACGCATTTGGCTTTAATGGTATGCCAACTGAGCAGCAGCGATGGACTGCTATGAACACTGCTGGAACCTTGCCAACGGCATTGAATGACGCAACTTATAACACCTATCAGAACTCATCAACTTACTGGTATGTAGATGCAAGTTATCTGCGCGCGCGCAATATTACCCTAGGTTACTCAATTCCGTCAGGTTTTCTGGCAAATCAAAAAATCTTTTCTACAGTTAGGGTTTCATTTGATGCGCAGAATTTGTTCACCATCACCAAATATCCCGGCCTGGATCCTGAATTAAATGGCAATAATTTTTATCCATTGGTAAAAAGTTACGTTTTTGGCATTAATGCTTCCTTTTAA